The proteins below come from a single Miscanthus floridulus cultivar M001 chromosome 1, ASM1932011v1, whole genome shotgun sequence genomic window:
- the LOC136552073 gene encoding pentatricopeptide repeat-containing protein At5g01110-like has translation MAIPHRLSRLPRAAAATNWSAGTLASDLGGTGARPSTSALAAAATAAAGAGRASECQSLLLRMSRRRGASRREIVSNLLASSPTPQPQVFDLLIRTYTQSRKPREAFEAFRLLLDHRVPIPASASTALLAALSRAGWPHLAEEAYRLVLLSDSEVNAYTLNIMVHSYCKALEFDKADTVISEMEKRCVFPDVVTHNVLIDARFRAGDVDAAIALVDSMANKGLKPGIVTYNSVLKGFCKHRRFDKAKEVFRAMDQCSVAPDVRSFNVLIGGFCRVGEVEEAVKFYKEMRQCGVTPDVLSFSCLIGLFSRRGHMDHAATYLREMKGFGLVPDGVIYTMVIGGFCRAGSMSEALRVRDEMVGFGCLPDVVTYNTLLNGLCKQHRLLDAEELLNEMKERGVTPDLCTFTTLIHGYCREGNFEKALQLFETLLHQRLRPDVVTYNSLIDGMCRKGDLAKANELWDDMHAREIFPNHVTYSILIDRHCEKGQVEEAFGFLDEMVNKGNLPNIMTYNSIIKGYCRSGNVKKGQQFLQKMRQDNLLPDLITFNTLIHGYIKEENMHGALNVFNIMEKEMVRPDAVTYNMIINGFSEQGNMQEAGRVFKKMGASGIEPDRYTYMSLINGHVTAGNSKEAFQLHDEMMHKGFAPDDKF, from the coding sequence ATGGCGATTCCCCATCGCCTCTCGCGCCTTCCCAGGGCTGCCGCAGCCACTAACTGGTCGGCCGGAACTCTCGCCTCAGACCTCGGCGGAACCGGAGCGAGACCCTCAACGTCCGCCCTGGCTGCCGCAGCGACggcggccgccggcgccggccgcgCCTCCGAGTGCCAGTCGCTCCTCCTCCGCATGTCGCGCCGCCGCGGCGCCTCCCGACGCGAGATCGTCTCCAACCTACTCGCCTCGTCCCCCACCCCGCAGCCGCAAGTGTTCGACCTCCTCATCCGCACCTACACCCAGTCCCGCAAGCCCCGGGAGGCCTTCGAGGCCTTCCGCCTCCTCCTCGACCACCGCGTCCCCATCCCGGCCTCCGCGTCCACTGCCCTCCTTGCCGCGCTCTCCCGGGCCGGATGGCCTCACCTCGCCGAGGAGGCCTACCGCCTCGTCCTCTTGTCCGACTCAGAGGTAAACGCCTACACGCTTAACATCATGGTCCACAGCTACTGTAAAGCCCTAGAGTTCGATAAGGCTGACACTGTCATCTCCGAGATGGAGAAGAGATGCGTTTTTCCGGATGTGGTTACACATAATGTGTTGATTGATGCCAGATTCCGTGCTGGAGATGTGGATGCAGCAATAGCATTGGTTGATTCGATGGCCAATAAGGGGTTGAAGCCTGGGATTGTGACATACAATTCGGTTTTGAAGGGGTTCTGTAAGCACAGGAGATTCGATAAGGCGAAGGAGGTGTTCAGGGCAATGGACCAGTGCAGCGTTGCGCCAGATGTTCGGAGTTTCAATGTTTTGATCGGAGGATTTTGTAGGGTTGGGGAGGTTGAGGAGGCCGTGAAGTTTTACAAGGAGATGCGACAGTGTGGTGTTACACCAGATGTGCTCAGCTTTAGCTGTCTGATTGGATTATTCTCAAGGAGGGGGCACATGGATCATGCGGCGACATACTTGAGGGAAATGAAGGGTTTTGGGTTGGTGCCTGATGGTGTGATTTACACAATGGTCATAGGTGGGTTTTGTAGGGCTGGATCAATGTCAGAGGCTCTAAGAGTTAGGGATGAGATGGTTGGCTTTGGATGTCTGCCAGATGTGGTAACATACAATACCCTGTTGAACGGGCTCTGTAAGCAGCACAGGTTGCTTGACGCAGAGGAGCTTTTGAATGAGATGAAGGAGAGAGGGGTTACACCAGATTTATGCACTTTCACAACTTTGATTCATGGGTACTGTAGGGAAGGTAACTTTGAGAAAGCATTGCAATTGTTTGAAACACTGTTGCACCAGCGTTTGAGGCCAGATGTTGTGACATACAATAGCTTGATTGATGGAATGTGCAGAAAAGGTGATCTGGCCAAAGCTAATGAGCTATGGGATGATATGCATGCTCGAGAAATCTTTCCCAATCATGTTACCTACAGCATCCTAATAGACAGGCACTGTGAGAAGGGACAAGTTGAAGAAGCATTCGGTTTTCTGGATGAAATGGTCAATAAGGGCAATTTACCAAACAtcatgacctataattccatcaTCAAGGGTTATTGCCGATCAGGTAATGTAAAAAAGGGGCAGCAGTTTTTGCAAAAGATGAGGCAAGATAACTTATTGCCAGATCTGATTACTTTCAACACCCTGATCCATGGTTatataaaagaagaaaacatgCATGGAGCTTTAAATGTGTTTAATATAATGGAGAAGGAAATGGTACGACCAGATGCTGTCACATATAATATGATCATAAATGGGTTTTCTGAACAAGGCAATATGCAAGAAGCTGGTCGTGTTTTCAAGAAAATGGGTGCCAGTGGAATTGAACCGGATAGATATACATACATGTCTTTGATAAATGGTCATGTTACAGCTGGCAACTCGAAGGAGGCATTCCAGCTTCATGATGAGATGATGCATAAAGGGTTTGCTCCTGATGACAAATTCTGA